TCCTCGGTGGCAATAATCGCTTTTTTGAGTAAGTCAGAAACTTGATCTGACTTTACAGATGTTCGAAATAAATCAGAACGGATGGTAGCAATCGAACTGTTATCGGCATAAGTTAATTTAGAGGTTTGCGATACGTCCCCTAATTCTTTTTGCATAGTCGCTTTTTTTGGTGCTGGTGTATCTTCGACTAAATAAGCGAAATAGCCGGCACCAATTCCTAATGCTAATGCACCACCAATAATCAGACACGAAATTCCAACTAAAATTAAGGAATGCAAAACCCGTAATGAGATATTAAAGTAAAACCAGCCTTTTTTTCGATCAGAAAAAGGCTCATCATGATGTTTTTGCTTTTTAGGCAATGACTTTCACCTCAGTTTTAAATTTACCGTGTCATTATAGCAAAAAAGTTCTTAAATAGATAGATTTCTACTATTATGGTGGGGAAATACTAAGAAAAAACCAAACTTTTAAGGAATAAAATGGGTGTAAAAAGCCTTTTCTTAATATTTTTTTGCGATATACTAAAACAAAGGATAATGACGTTGCTTTTTATTTAACACTAAAAAATGAGCGTAAAAATTTCTTTTTACCGCTAGCTTAATTACAATAATAAAAAATAACCATGAAAGAAGTGAAGATATGTTAATAGGTTCCCATGTTTCCTTTAAAGCTAGCAAGGCCTTACTTTCTTCTGTTGAAGAAGCAGTAAGTTATGAGGCCAATACTTTTATGCTTTATACTGGCGCACCACAGAATACCCGACGTAGTGAGATGGATCAAGAAAGTATTGCTACTGGTAAAAAAATGATGCAAGAAAATGCGATGCATGATTTTGTTGTCCATGCACCTTATATTGTTAATTTAGGAAATACCATTAAACCACAAAATTTTGGCTTTGCCATTGAATTTTTGCGGTCTGAAATTTTACGTGCCCAAGAACTTGGAGCTAAACAAATTACATTGCATCCTGGAGCTCATGTTGGTGCTGGAACAAAAGCGGGCATTGCGCAAATTATTAAAGGATTAAATGAAGTTTTAACAAAAGATCAAATTCCTCAAATTGCGTTAGAGACAATGGCTGGTAAAGGTACAGAAATTGGACGTAATTTTGAAGAGTTGGCCGCAATTATTGATGGTGTAACATTGAATGATAAATTATCTGTTACTTTTGATACGTGTCATACAAATGATGCTGGTTATAATGTAAGAGAGGATTTCGACGGTGTTTTAGCAGAATTTGACCGAGTAATTGGTTTAGAACGTTTAAAAGTTGTTCATTTAAATGACTCTAAAAATCCACAAGGTTCTAAAAAAGATCGACATGCTAATTTAGGATTTGGAACGATTGGCTTTGAAGCACTACACTATATAGCAAATCACAAAAAGTTAGCTGCGTTGCCTAAAATACTTGAAACACCTTATGTTGGAGAAGATAAAAAAAGCAAAAAGCCACCTTATAAATTTGAAATTGCTATGTTACGTCGGGGTGTTTTTGATCCAAATTTATTGGAAAAAATTATTGCACAATAATTCTGCCTTAAAATAAAAAGTAAAGTACAGCGGCAATCAATCTGCCCGCTATACTTTACTTTTTTATTCTACTTCATGTTTGACTGTCGCCAAGGACACTTCGCTAAAGAAGCGTGTAATTTCAATTTCTGCTGCTGCAGCGCAGTCAGAAGCATGAATTACATTTTGTGACTTGTTAGTAGCAAAATCACCACGAATTGTGCCAGGAGCAGCTTCCAAAGCATTTGTTTGCCCAATCATTTTGCGAACCATCTCAATGGCATTTTCACCTTTTAAAACGATACAAACGACAGGTCCTGATGTCATATAGTCAATGATGTCCTGAAAAAATGGCTTATCTGCAAGATGAGCATAGTGGGCTCGGGCGGTTTCTTTGGTTAACAAACCGTAGCGCATTGCTTCAATTGTCAGTAGTCGCTCTTCAAAACGACTGATAATTCGCCCGACTAAACGACGTTTGACACCATCTGGTTTAATGATGATTAAAGTTTTTTCTTCCATTACACTCACCTCAAAAAATATTTATAAACTTAGCATAGCATGTTTTTTATATCGCCGATTGTAAAATTAAGCTAGACAACTAAAAAAGTCATTTGTGCTACACTCAAAATAGTTCCGTCCAAAGAATTATAAGGAGTGAGTACAAATGACCTATACCCATCTTACAACGGATGAACTTGTAATGATAGAGTCTTATTTCAAAATAAATCAATCTGTTGCGAAAACTGCGCATTGCTTGAATCGTTCAAGACAAACGATCCATAAAGTATACCTGTTCTTCAAGCAAGGAAAATCAGCCTTAGAGTACTATCAACAGTATAAGAAAAACAAATCAAACTGTGGTAGACGCCCGCTTGTTTTACCTGAGGAACAATCAGAATATATTCAAAGAAAGGTTGTTCAAGGATGGACACCCGATGTGATTGTTGGTCGTGCAGCGTTTCCTAT
The genomic region above belongs to Enterococcus saigonensis and contains:
- a CDS encoding deoxyribonuclease IV; the encoded protein is MLIGSHVSFKASKALLSSVEEAVSYEANTFMLYTGAPQNTRRSEMDQESIATGKKMMQENAMHDFVVHAPYIVNLGNTIKPQNFGFAIEFLRSEILRAQELGAKQITLHPGAHVGAGTKAGIAQIIKGLNEVLTKDQIPQIALETMAGKGTEIGRNFEELAAIIDGVTLNDKLSVTFDTCHTNDAGYNVREDFDGVLAEFDRVIGLERLKVVHLNDSKNPQGSKKDRHANLGFGTIGFEALHYIANHKKLAALPKILETPYVGEDKKSKKPPYKFEIAMLRRGVFDPNLLEKIIAQ
- the ndk gene encoding nucleoside-diphosphate kinase — protein: MEEKTLIIIKPDGVKRRLVGRIISRFEERLLTIEAMRYGLLTKETARAHYAHLADKPFFQDIIDYMTSGPVVCIVLKGENAIEMVRKMIGQTNALEAAPGTIRGDFATNKSQNVIHASDCAAAAEIEITRFFSEVSLATVKHEVE